A region from the Sphingopyxis lindanitolerans genome encodes:
- the scpB gene encoding SMC-Scp complex subunit ScpB translates to MIDDLERAIEAMLFASDAPLDARQLAGRFGGEMTPGAVRAIILAIAERHRGSGIELVERGGHWHFQTPADLAHLLRRERDDPRKLSRAAAEVLAIVAYHEPVSRAEIEAIRGVQTSKGTLDVLMEAEWIAPAGRREVPGRPLIYKTTDAFLQHFGLASRKDLPGIEDLRAAGLLDPVDLAFDDAMGELDLVKDGEEA, encoded by the coding sequence ATGATCGACGATCTCGAACGCGCAATAGAGGCGATGTTGTTCGCGAGCGACGCGCCGCTCGACGCGCGTCAGCTCGCCGGGCGCTTCGGTGGCGAGATGACACCGGGCGCGGTGCGGGCGATCATCCTCGCGATCGCCGAACGCCACCGGGGCAGCGGCATCGAACTGGTCGAGCGCGGCGGTCATTGGCATTTCCAGACCCCTGCCGACCTAGCCCATCTGTTGCGCCGCGAGCGCGATGACCCGCGCAAATTATCGCGCGCGGCGGCTGAGGTGTTGGCGATCGTCGCCTATCACGAACCCGTCAGCCGGGCGGAGATCGAGGCGATCCGCGGCGTGCAGACGTCGAAGGGGACGCTCGACGTCTTGATGGAGGCCGAATGGATCGCCCCCGCGGGGCGGCGCGAGGTGCCGGGGCGGCCGCTGATCTACAAGACCACCGACGCCTTTCTGCAACATTTCGGCCTTGCGAGCCGCAAGGATCTGCCGGGTATTGAAGATTTGCGCGCCGCCGGCTTGCTCGACCCCGTCGACCTCGCTTTCGATGATGCGATGGGCGAGCTGGACCTAGTAAAAGATGGCGAAGAGGCCTAG
- a CDS encoding segregation and condensation protein A: MEELPLDFELAPAATERDDALQLNLESWEGPLDLLLTLARGQKVDLRQISILQLVEQYLAFIAEMRAKLEVAADYLVMAAWLAYLKSALLLPKDPLEEPSPDELALRLQLRLQRLAAMRESAARLLARDRIGRDVFLRAKPEGLREVKVRRWDASLYDLLAAYGQVKLRTEPVVHIVARRPVITLDAALQHLERMIGMKVDWAELSDFLPSDYQGPLRRSAIASSFVAALELARQGRVDLKQDGAFEPLYLKAASMGHPA, encoded by the coding sequence ATGGAGGAACTGCCGCTCGACTTTGAATTGGCCCCGGCGGCGACCGAGCGCGACGATGCGCTGCAACTCAATCTGGAGAGCTGGGAAGGCCCACTCGACCTGCTTCTGACACTCGCGCGCGGGCAGAAGGTCGATCTCAGGCAGATTTCGATCCTCCAGCTTGTCGAGCAATATCTGGCTTTCATCGCCGAAATGCGGGCAAAGCTAGAGGTGGCGGCCGATTATCTGGTGATGGCGGCGTGGCTCGCCTATTTGAAATCGGCGCTGCTGCTCCCCAAGGATCCGCTCGAGGAGCCCTCGCCCGACGAACTGGCGCTGCGGCTGCAACTGCGTCTTCAGCGTCTGGCGGCGATGCGCGAGTCGGCGGCGCGGCTGCTCGCCCGCGACCGTATCGGCCGCGACGTCTTTCTGCGTGCGAAGCCGGAGGGGCTGCGCGAGGTTAAGGTGCGGCGCTGGGATGCGAGCCTCTATGACCTGCTGGCCGCTTATGGTCAGGTCAAGCTGCGCACCGAACCTGTCGTCCATATAGTTGCGCGGCGTCCGGTGATCACCCTCGACGCCGCGCTCCAGCATCTCGAACGAATGATTGGGATGAAGGTCGATTGGGCCGAATTGTCCGATTTCCTGCCGTCCGACTATCAAGGGCCGCTGCGCCGCTCGGCGATCGCGTCGAGCTTCGTCGCCGCGCTCGAACTCGCGCGGCAGGGACGGGTCGACCTGAAGCAGGACGGCGCGTTTGAACCGCTTTATCTGAAGGCCGCGTCAATGGGACATCCCGCATGA
- the nagZ gene encoding beta-N-acetylhexosaminidase, which translates to MIPAIFGLSGLTLTDDERAFFRDSDPAGYILFGRNIENREQLRRLTDDLRSLDGRAGLPILIDQEGGRVARMKAPEWPDFPSGAAFDALYERAPASAIEAARLNAMALAFMLAEVGISVDCLPLLDVRQPGASDVIGDRALGSEPMRVAALGRAILNGLQDGGVVGVVKHIPGHGRAMLDTHEALPTVTASDHDLQSDLAPFAALRDAAMAMTCHVVFDAWDRDLPATLSPTVIDGVIRQRVGFHGLLMTDDLDMKALSGNVPSRAADAIAAGCDIALNCWAKMDDMIGIAKALDPISTLSRARLEGAMDRISGAHDPRQFAVLIDQRDALLALA; encoded by the coding sequence ATGATACCCGCGATTTTCGGCCTTTCGGGCCTGACCCTGACCGACGACGAGCGCGCCTTCTTCCGCGACAGCGACCCTGCGGGCTATATTCTGTTCGGCCGCAATATCGAGAACCGCGAGCAGCTTCGGCGCCTGACCGACGATCTGCGCAGCCTCGACGGGCGCGCCGGCCTGCCGATCCTGATCGATCAGGAAGGCGGCCGGGTTGCGCGCATGAAGGCTCCCGAATGGCCCGATTTTCCGAGCGGCGCGGCGTTCGATGCACTGTACGAACGCGCGCCCGCCAGCGCGATCGAGGCGGCGCGGCTCAATGCGATGGCGCTTGCCTTCATGCTCGCCGAGGTCGGGATCAGCGTCGATTGCCTGCCGTTGCTCGACGTGCGCCAGCCGGGCGCGAGCGACGTGATCGGCGACCGCGCTCTCGGTAGCGAACCGATGCGTGTCGCGGCGCTCGGCCGCGCGATTCTGAACGGACTTCAGGACGGTGGCGTCGTCGGTGTCGTCAAACATATTCCCGGCCACGGCCGCGCGATGCTCGACACGCACGAAGCGCTGCCGACGGTCACCGCGTCCGACCATGATCTGCAAAGCGACCTCGCGCCTTTTGCGGCGCTGCGCGATGCGGCGATGGCGATGACTTGCCACGTCGTTTTCGATGCGTGGGACCGGGATCTGCCCGCAACGCTGTCGCCGACCGTCATCGACGGTGTGATCCGCCAGCGCGTCGGGTTCCACGGCCTGCTGATGACCGACGACCTCGACATGAAGGCGTTGTCGGGCAATGTTCCGTCGCGCGCCGCCGATGCGATCGCCGCGGGGTGCGACATCGCGCTCAATTGCTGGGCGAAGATGGACGACATGATCGGCATCGCAAAGGCGCTCGACCCGATCAGCACCCTTTCGCGCGCGCGGCTCGAAGGCGCGATGGACCGGATTTCGGGCGCGCATGACCCGCGTCAGTTCGCGGTACTCATCGACCAGCGCGACGCGCTGCTGGCGCTCGCGTGA
- a CDS encoding SPOR domain-containing protein, giving the protein MAEDTGGTDHGAGLGLDDEGRLPWLEAADGYEEDGEVSPVRLLVMVLGGLLLIGAVLGALWWLQNGGARGQGELIAAQQGDYKVAPKTDGARTFEGEGAASFAATEGAVPAGKVDPTRMPEEPAVTPAEREAAAKAEKAKADSEKAAAAKAEAARIAVADGGKPKPAAMSVKTDDAATKDKAQAGGSATIQLGAFSSEGAATKAWTNLSKRFPYLADLGKSVSPAKVGSGTVYRLRASAGSAANAASLCAKLRVAGENCVVVR; this is encoded by the coding sequence ATGGCGGAGGACACGGGGGGAACGGACCACGGCGCGGGATTAGGCCTCGACGACGAGGGCCGTCTTCCCTGGCTGGAGGCTGCCGACGGCTATGAGGAGGATGGCGAGGTATCGCCGGTCCGCCTGCTGGTGATGGTGCTCGGCGGGCTGCTGCTGATCGGCGCCGTGCTCGGCGCGCTGTGGTGGCTCCAGAATGGCGGCGCCCGCGGGCAGGGCGAATTGATCGCGGCGCAGCAGGGCGATTACAAGGTCGCGCCGAAAACCGACGGCGCCAGGACGTTCGAGGGCGAGGGCGCTGCGAGCTTTGCCGCAACCGAGGGTGCGGTGCCGGCGGGCAAGGTCGACCCGACGCGGATGCCCGAAGAACCCGCGGTAACCCCGGCCGAGCGCGAAGCGGCCGCGAAGGCTGAAAAGGCGAAGGCCGACAGCGAAAAGGCGGCCGCGGCGAAGGCCGAGGCGGCGCGCATCGCGGTCGCCGACGGGGGCAAGCCCAAGCCCGCCGCGATGTCGGTCAAGACCGACGATGCCGCGACGAAGGACAAGGCGCAGGCGGGCGGTTCGGCGACGATCCAGCTCGGCGCGTTCAGCAGCGAAGGCGCGGCGACGAAGGCCTGGACCAATCTGTCGAAACGCTTTCCCTATCTCGCCGATCTCGGCAAGTCGGTGTCGCCGGCAAAGGTCGGATCGGGCACCGTCTATCGGCTCCGCGCCTCGGCGGGCAGCGCCGCCAACGCGGCTTCGCTCTGCGCCAAATTGCGCGTCGCGGGTGAAAATTGCGTCGTCGTCCGCTGA
- the argS gene encoding arginine--tRNA ligase: MTLFSRFSDHIDAALDALVARDALPAGLDRGTISIEPPRDPSHGDVATNAAMVLAKPAGTNPRALAELLVAELGALDEVTEASVAGPGFINLRVADASWRDELALIHAEGGDYGRSAMGEGRSVNVEYVSANPTGPMHVGHCRGAVVGDALAALLEYAGHRVTREYYVNDAGAQVDVLARSVHMRYREALGEEVGAIPEGLYPGDYLKPVAEKLAAEYGDRYVGAPESAWIGLFRAEAVSAMMDMIRDDLAKLGIHHDLFSSEAELQAEGKPAAAEKWLREHDLVYDGQLEAPKGETPEDWEPVELPLFRSTRFGDDQDRPIKKSDGSWTYFGADLAYHFQKSQNADELIDIWGADHAGTVKRIKAAVAALTGGKTRFDVKLVQMVRLLKNGEPFKMSKRAGNFVTLADIVDEVGKDAVRFTMLTRKADAQMDFDFAKVVEASRDNPVFYVQYAHARIASLKRKLAEAGIAAAAPNPARLDDHELGLVKLLVQFPRIVESAASAREPHRVAFYLGDVAAAFHAWWNMGNDRPDARVILADDPELTATRLYLADGIGQVVRNGLHLMGVEALEEMS, encoded by the coding sequence GTGACCCTGTTCAGCCGCTTTTCCGACCATATCGACGCCGCGCTCGACGCGCTGGTGGCGCGCGACGCGCTTCCTGCCGGGCTCGACCGCGGCACGATCAGCATCGAGCCGCCGCGCGATCCGTCGCACGGCGATGTCGCGACCAACGCCGCGATGGTCCTCGCCAAGCCCGCGGGCACCAATCCGCGCGCGCTGGCCGAACTCCTCGTCGCCGAACTGGGTGCGCTGGACGAAGTGACCGAGGCGAGCGTCGCCGGCCCCGGCTTCATCAACCTGCGCGTCGCCGACGCAAGCTGGCGCGACGAACTCGCGCTGATCCACGCCGAGGGCGGCGATTACGGCCGTTCGGCGATGGGGGAGGGGCGTAGCGTCAACGTCGAATACGTCTCCGCCAACCCCACCGGCCCAATGCACGTCGGCCATTGCCGCGGCGCGGTCGTCGGCGACGCGCTCGCCGCGTTGCTCGAATATGCGGGGCATCGGGTCACCCGCGAATATTATGTCAACGACGCGGGCGCACAGGTGGATGTCCTCGCGCGGTCGGTCCACATGCGTTACCGCGAGGCGCTGGGTGAGGAGGTCGGCGCGATTCCCGAGGGGCTGTACCCCGGCGACTATCTGAAGCCCGTCGCCGAAAAGCTCGCTGCCGAATATGGCGACCGTTATGTCGGCGCGCCCGAAAGCGCGTGGATCGGCCTGTTCCGCGCCGAGGCGGTCAGCGCGATGATGGACATGATCCGCGACGATCTCGCCAAGCTCGGCATCCATCACGACCTGTTTTCGTCGGAGGCCGAATTGCAGGCCGAGGGCAAGCCCGCCGCCGCCGAAAAATGGCTGCGCGAGCATGACCTCGTCTATGACGGTCAGCTTGAAGCCCCGAAGGGTGAGACGCCCGAGGATTGGGAGCCGGTCGAACTGCCGCTGTTCCGTTCGACGCGGTTTGGCGACGATCAGGACCGCCCGATCAAGAAATCGGACGGCAGCTGGACCTATTTCGGTGCCGATCTCGCCTATCATTTCCAGAAAAGCCAGAATGCCGACGAGCTGATCGACATCTGGGGCGCCGACCATGCCGGCACGGTCAAGCGAATCAAGGCGGCGGTCGCGGCGCTGACCGGCGGCAAGACGCGCTTCGACGTGAAGCTGGTCCAGATGGTCCGGCTGCTCAAAAATGGCGAGCCGTTCAAAATGTCGAAGCGCGCGGGCAATTTCGTCACTCTCGCCGATATCGTCGACGAGGTCGGCAAGGATGCGGTGCGCTTCACCATGCTGACGCGCAAGGCCGACGCACAGATGGATTTCGACTTTGCCAAGGTCGTCGAGGCGTCGCGTGACAACCCGGTCTTCTATGTCCAATATGCCCATGCACGGATCGCGTCGCTGAAGCGCAAGCTCGCCGAAGCGGGTATCGCGGCCGCGGCGCCGAACCCGGCGCGGCTCGACGATCATGAGCTCGGTCTCGTCAAGCTACTCGTGCAATTCCCGCGGATCGTCGAATCGGCGGCCTCGGCGCGCGAGCCGCACCGTGTCGCTTTCTATCTCGGCGACGTCGCCGCCGCTTTTCATGCCTGGTGGAATATGGGCAATGACCGGCCCGACGCACGTGTCATTTTGGCAGATGATCCCGAACTGACCGCGACGCGCCTTTATTTGGCGGACGGAATCGGGCAGGTTGTCCGAAACGGGCTCCACCTGATGGGGGTCGAGGCGCTCGAGGAGATGAGTTGA
- the ispH gene encoding 4-hydroxy-3-methylbut-2-enyl diphosphate reductase, with product MNAPHPIAREGVELAVLIAAPRGFCAGVDRAIRIVELALIRFGAPVYVRHEIVHNRYVVESLKAKGAIFVESLDQVPDGVPVVFSAHGVPKAVPTKAEARGLDYIDATCPLVSKVHRQAERAYDGGRHIIFVGHAGHPEVIGTLGQLPDGAMTLVESVDDVAALTPPDPAMLSFLTQTTLSVDDTRDIVAALQHRFPAITGPRGEDICYATSNRQDAVKAIARRCDRMIVIGAPNSSNSLRLVEVAERLGTPAHLVQRGTDIDPAWLCDIGTLGITAGASAPETLVREVIDAVAAHRPIIEDIVVTAEENMVFKLPRGLDPAAD from the coding sequence ATGAACGCTCCCCATCCGATAGCGCGCGAAGGCGTGGAACTGGCGGTCCTGATCGCGGCGCCGCGCGGCTTTTGCGCCGGGGTGGACCGCGCCATCCGCATCGTCGAACTGGCGCTCATCCGTTTCGGCGCCCCCGTCTATGTCCGCCATGAAATCGTCCACAATCGCTATGTGGTGGAATCGCTGAAGGCCAAGGGCGCGATTTTCGTCGAATCGCTCGACCAGGTTCCCGACGGCGTCCCGGTCGTGTTCAGCGCGCACGGCGTGCCAAAGGCGGTGCCGACAAAGGCCGAGGCACGCGGGCTCGACTATATCGACGCGACCTGCCCGCTGGTGTCGAAAGTCCATCGCCAGGCCGAGCGCGCCTATGACGGGGGCCGCCATATCATCTTCGTCGGCCATGCCGGCCACCCCGAAGTGATCGGGACGCTCGGCCAGTTGCCCGACGGCGCGATGACGCTGGTCGAATCGGTCGACGACGTCGCGGCGCTGACGCCGCCCGATCCCGCCATGCTGTCGTTCCTGACCCAGACCACCTTGTCGGTCGACGACACGCGCGACATCGTCGCCGCGCTCCAGCACCGTTTCCCAGCGATCACCGGCCCGCGCGGCGAGGATATCTGCTATGCGACCTCGAACCGGCAGGATGCGGTGAAGGCGATCGCCCGCCGCTGCGACCGGATGATCGTGATCGGCGCCCCCAACAGTTCGAACAGCCTGCGCCTTGTCGAGGTTGCCGAGCGGCTGGGCACCCCGGCGCATCTTGTCCAGCGCGGCACCGACATCGACCCGGCCTGGCTGTGCGATATCGGCACGCTCGGCATCACCGCGGGCGCGAGCGCGCCCGAAACGCTGGTGCGCGAAGTCATCGACGCCGTCGCGGCCCACCGTCCGATCATCGAGGATATCGTGGTGACCGCCGAGGAAAATATGGTCTTCAAACTGCCGCGCGGGCTCGATCCGGCGGCCGACTGA
- the thrB gene encoding homoserine kinase → MAVYTHVDPDDLAALVSRYDIGTVLSCKGIAEGVENSNFLLETTGGRFILTLYEKRVQVGDLPFFVDLLDHLAGRDCPIPAMVHDRDGVAIQEIAGRAACVIQFLSGISPSHPTPGQCEAVGAALGAMHRAAAGFPGGRENSMGHRHWRAVADATGDLDAVISGLQDIVETELAFLDANWPEGLPAHVIHADLFPDNVLMLGETVTGLIDFYFAASDFRAYDLAVTHASWTFSDDGSRCDADRAHALMRGYAREIALTEAEIAALPLLARGASLRFLLTRAHDWVHTPADALVTRKDPAPFLNRLRRYQAGDAASLFTAP, encoded by the coding sequence ATGGCGGTTTACACGCACGTCGACCCCGACGACCTCGCCGCGCTCGTTTCCCGTTACGACATCGGGACGGTTCTTTCGTGCAAGGGAATTGCCGAGGGGGTCGAAAACAGCAATTTCCTGCTCGAGACGACCGGCGGTCGCTTCATCCTGACGCTTTACGAAAAGCGGGTTCAGGTCGGCGACCTGCCCTTCTTCGTCGACCTGCTCGATCATCTCGCGGGCCGCGACTGTCCGATCCCGGCGATGGTCCACGACCGGGACGGCGTCGCGATCCAGGAGATCGCGGGTCGCGCCGCCTGCGTCATCCAGTTTCTGTCCGGCATATCGCCGAGCCACCCGACGCCGGGTCAGTGCGAGGCGGTCGGCGCGGCGCTCGGCGCGATGCACCGCGCCGCCGCCGGTTTTCCGGGCGGGCGCGAGAACAGCATGGGCCACCGCCATTGGCGCGCCGTCGCCGACGCGACGGGCGACCTCGACGCGGTGATTTCGGGCTTGCAGGATATCGTCGAGACCGAACTCGCCTTTCTCGACGCGAACTGGCCCGAAGGCCTCCCCGCGCATGTCATCCACGCCGACCTCTTCCCCGACAATGTACTGATGCTCGGTGAGACGGTGACCGGACTCATCGACTTCTATTTCGCGGCGAGCGACTTTCGCGCTTATGACCTCGCGGTCACCCATGCGTCGTGGACCTTTTCCGACGACGGCAGTCGCTGCGACGCCGATCGCGCGCACGCGCTGATGCGCGGCTATGCGCGCGAGATCGCCCTGACCGAGGCCGAAATCGCCGCCCTGCCCCTGCTCGCGCGCGGGGCATCGCTGCGCTTCCTGCTCACGCGCGCGCACGACTGGGTGCATACACCCGCCGACGCGCTCGTCACGCGCAAGGACCCGGCGCCCTTTCTCAATCGCCTGCGCCGCTACCAGGCGGGCGACGCCGCCAGCCTGTTCACCGCGCCATGA
- the rnhA gene encoding ribonuclease HI, whose protein sequence is MTAGRTVIVATDGACKGNPGPGGWGAVLRWGDVVKTLSGGEPDTTNNRMELMAAIEALAALKRRCQVELSTDSIYVRDGITKWVHGWQRNGWKTAAKKPVANADLWQRLVVEAARHDIEWLWVKGHAGHGDNELADTLASDAAIEIARAR, encoded by the coding sequence ATGACCGCGGGACGGACGGTAATCGTCGCCACCGACGGCGCGTGCAAGGGCAATCCCGGCCCCGGCGGCTGGGGCGCGGTGCTGCGCTGGGGCGATGTGGTGAAGACATTGTCGGGGGGCGAGCCCGACACGACGAACAATCGCATGGAGTTGATGGCGGCGATCGAAGCGCTCGCGGCGCTCAAGCGGCGGTGCCAGGTCGAACTGTCGACCGACAGCATCTATGTGCGCGACGGCATCACCAAATGGGTGCATGGCTGGCAGCGCAATGGCTGGAAGACCGCAGCAAAAAAGCCGGTCGCCAATGCCGATCTATGGCAGCGGCTTGTCGTCGAGGCGGCACGCCACGACATCGAATGGCTGTGGGTCAAGGGCCACGCCGGGCATGGCGACAATGAACTGGCCGACACGCTCGCCAGCGACGCGGCGATCGAGATCGCGCGGGCGCGCTGA
- a CDS encoding YegP family protein — protein sequence MAHYFEIKKNKKGEFVAYFKYNSESIFWTEGYSSKASAKNAIESILKNGPGAEVREAE from the coding sequence ATGGCCCATTATTTCGAGATCAAGAAGAACAAGAAAGGCGAATTTGTCGCCTATTTCAAATATAATAGCGAATCCATCTTCTGGACCGAAGGCTATAGCAGCAAGGCTTCGGCGAAGAACGCCATCGAGTCGATCCTCAAGAACGGGCCAGGGGCAGAGGTTCGCGAAGCCGAGTGA
- a CDS encoding NAD(P)/FAD-dependent oxidoreductase, whose product MTDALPSSTDVLIVGAGIAGASLAAALAPYRRVLMIEAEDAPGYHATGRSAAFWQETYGGPGVQPLSIASFGALQDPPRDFSARGFLSPRTAINLARRDDAVAVDAFAAGFSARGVPIERMSAAEIERRVPGVRPEWSEAAYEASCSDIDVGALHAAYLRAAKRAGAMLATRARLDGARRTGTGWEVGLGHETLRADLIVNAAGAWADQLAEACGAAPLGIQPFRRTIIQLRLDYPVPASLPLVIDIGGAFYFKGESEGRIWLSPHDETPSPPCDAAPEELDVALAIERLRQVVDWPVAAVERKWAGLRSFAPDRLPVFGADPRVPGFIWCAGQGGFGIQTSPAISALLAAQLGAPAPEGAIAGIDPAPYTPSRFA is encoded by the coding sequence ATGACCGATGCGCTGCCTTCCTCGACCGACGTGCTGATCGTCGGCGCGGGCATCGCCGGCGCCAGCCTGGCGGCCGCGCTGGCGCCGTATCGCCGCGTGTTGATGATCGAGGCCGAGGATGCGCCAGGCTATCATGCGACCGGCCGCTCGGCGGCCTTCTGGCAGGAAACCTATGGCGGACCCGGCGTCCAGCCGCTGTCGATCGCGTCGTTCGGCGCGTTGCAAGATCCGCCGCGCGACTTTTCGGCGCGCGGCTTCCTGTCGCCAAGGACCGCGATCAACCTTGCGCGCCGCGATGACGCGGTCGCGGTCGATGCCTTCGCCGCCGGCTTTTCGGCCAGGGGCGTGCCGATCGAACGCATGTCCGCTGCCGAGATCGAACGCCGCGTCCCCGGAGTCCGGCCCGAGTGGAGCGAGGCGGCCTATGAGGCGTCGTGCAGCGACATCGACGTCGGCGCGCTCCACGCCGCCTATCTGCGCGCGGCGAAGCGCGCGGGCGCGATGCTGGCGACACGCGCGCGCCTGGACGGCGCGCGCCGCACGGGCACGGGGTGGGAGGTCGGGCTGGGGCACGAGACCCTTCGCGCCGACCTGATCGTCAATGCCGCGGGGGCGTGGGCCGACCAGCTTGCCGAAGCGTGCGGCGCCGCGCCGCTGGGCATCCAGCCGTTCCGGCGAACCATCATCCAGCTTCGGCTCGATTATCCAGTGCCCGCCAGCCTGCCGCTGGTGATCGATATCGGCGGCGCCTTCTATTTCAAGGGAGAGAGCGAAGGGCGGATCTGGCTTAGCCCCCACGACGAGACGCCGTCACCGCCGTGCGATGCAGCGCCCGAGGAACTGGACGTCGCGCTGGCGATCGAGCGGTTGCGGCAGGTCGTCGACTGGCCGGTCGCGGCGGTCGAGCGGAAATGGGCCGGGCTCCGCAGCTTTGCGCCTGATCGCCTGCCCGTCTTCGGCGCCGATCCGCGCGTGCCCGGCTTCATCTGGTGCGCGGGACAGGGCGGGTTCGGAATTCAGACTTCGCCGGCGATTTCCGCGCTGCTCGCGGCGCAACTCGGCGCCCCCGCGCCCGAGGGCGCGATCGCGGGCATCGACCCGGCACCCTATACGCCATCGCGCTTCGCCTGA
- a CDS encoding A24 family peptidase, whose product MQSGVLSLGLMALLGGLMIAAAVSDVRSRTISNGLNAAMALLAIPFWIAAGWPIWPDIALQFAAAFAVFLLFAGLFAIGAMGGGDVKMIGAVMLWIPLPLFVPMLTIMAIGGGILSAVMLVQSKIRPSDKVIEVPYGVAIAIAGLWALHQQYLNQFQSIASS is encoded by the coding sequence ATGCAAAGCGGCGTCCTTTCCCTTGGCCTGATGGCTCTTCTCGGCGGGCTGATGATCGCCGCGGCGGTCAGCGACGTCCGCTCGCGCACCATCTCCAACGGCCTCAATGCCGCGATGGCCCTGCTCGCGATTCCGTTCTGGATCGCCGCGGGATGGCCGATCTGGCCCGATATTGCGCTTCAGTTCGCGGCGGCTTTCGCGGTCTTCCTGCTGTTTGCCGGGCTGTTCGCGATCGGCGCGATGGGCGGCGGCGACGTGAAGATGATCGGCGCGGTGATGCTGTGGATTCCGCTGCCTTTGTTCGTTCCGATGCTGACGATCATGGCGATCGGCGGGGGCATCCTGTCGGCCGTCATGCTGGTCCAGTCGAAAATACGGCCTTCGGACAAAGTGATAGAGGTTCCCTACGGCGTGGCGATCGCGATTGCGGGCCTTTGGGCGCTTCACCAACAATATCTTAACCAGTTTCAGTCTATCGCATCGAGTTGA
- the cpaB gene encoding Flp pilus assembly protein CpaB: protein MDTRKIMLIVGALVIAIGAAFGVNQMMRGASTPEARAAAAPEINGPMILVATRQLPVGTIIGPDSFRFQPWPNELVEKAYFLKEKTDVQTLVGTVVRYAITAGQPLTQGALVHPDDRGFLAAALGPGMRAVTVKVSQEQGVAGFVFPGDRVDVVLAQELKVKEGSAYPDDELYTAETIVRNVRVLATDQRYDAEDETGKTPVHTFGSVTLEATPEIAEKIAVAQNMGKLSLALRPLAENSGDLEAAIASGEVNVPAGGGTAAEKKMLAEAAARPTANKSSATTGGDVSRFWVPVSGRVSAPRQPPQQPSFSGGGSSVTMGAPAAPRGPVVRVTRGDKMTEVPVGGK from the coding sequence GTGGATACACGAAAGATAATGCTGATCGTCGGCGCGCTGGTGATTGCGATCGGGGCTGCGTTCGGGGTCAACCAGATGATGCGCGGCGCATCGACGCCAGAAGCACGCGCGGCGGCTGCGCCGGAAATCAACGGACCCATGATCCTGGTCGCGACGCGGCAACTGCCGGTCGGCACGATCATCGGTCCCGACAGCTTCCGCTTTCAGCCCTGGCCGAACGAACTGGTCGAGAAGGCGTATTTCCTGAAGGAAAAGACGGATGTCCAGACGCTGGTCGGCACCGTCGTGCGCTATGCGATCACCGCCGGCCAGCCGCTGACGCAGGGCGCGCTCGTCCATCCCGACGACCGCGGCTTCCTTGCCGCGGCGCTCGGGCCGGGCATGCGCGCGGTGACGGTCAAGGTTTCGCAGGAACAGGGCGTCGCCGGCTTCGTCTTTCCGGGCGACCGCGTCGACGTGGTCCTGGCGCAGGAGCTCAAGGTCAAGGAAGGCAGCGCCTATCCCGACGACGAACTCTACACCGCCGAGACGATCGTCCGCAACGTTCGCGTCCTGGCGACCGACCAGCGCTATGATGCCGAGGATGAAACCGGCAAGACGCCGGTGCACACCTTCGGCTCGGTAACGCTCGAGGCGACGCCCGAGATCGCCGAGAAGATCGCCGTCGCGCAGAATATGGGCAAGCTGTCGCTCGCGCTCCGTCCGCTCGCCGAAAACAGCGGCGATCTGGAAGCTGCGATCGCGTCGGGCGAAGTCAATGTTCCGGCGGGCGGCGGCACCGCCGCCGAAAAGAAGATGCTCGCCGAAGCCGCCGCACGGCCGACCGCCAACAAGAGCTCGGCCACCACAGGCGGCGACGTCTCGCGCTTCTGGGTTCCGGTGAGCGGCCGCGTATCGGCCCCGCGCCAGCCGCCGCAGCAGCCATCCTTCAGCGGTGGCGGATCGTCCGTGACGATGGGCGCGCCCGCGGCGCCGAGGGGTCCGGTGGTCCGCGTGACGCGCGGCGACAAGATGACCGAAGTTCCGGTTGGGGGTAAGTAA